A genome region from Natranaeroarchaeum sulfidigenes includes the following:
- a CDS encoding zinc ribbon domain-containing protein — protein sequence MNRAHKRPFRRERGRLVKLWRGINIKDNGLDGLYMVTNQECLKCKTKVAKDAKYCPECGTNLADYSCPNCGVRIEQDPNFCSECGYEIQSDIEEVKKSDHDTNKMDEVTEDITNKDQREAADGTDDSRWDPAFPIFSIFTAIMLIWAGMVQVPRTGEVFFFMLAGVLVIPRVRRRVVPLIHDKTGVDLSWHRDDWEEGPPDRIWSRPFFLIGLAYTLLLLLAVAVSIMETANDPTMSASAGLVMVVFVFVLALVIVYGIRGIRRLTTA from the coding sequence GTGAACCGGGCTCACAAGAGACCTTTCCGCAGAGAGCGGGGCCGCCTCGTGAAACTCTGGAGGGGGATAAATATCAAGGATAATGGGCTAGATGGTTTGTACATGGTAACCAATCAAGAATGTCTCAAATGTAAAACGAAAGTTGCCAAAGACGCAAAATATTGCCCCGAGTGCGGAACTAATTTAGCAGACTATTCATGTCCAAATTGCGGTGTCAGAATAGAGCAGGACCCCAATTTCTGTTCGGAGTGTGGGTATGAAATCCAATCGGATATTGAAGAGGTCAAGAAGAGTGATCATGATACCAACAAAATGGATGAAGTCACTGAGGACATAACGAACAAAGACCAAAGGGAGGCAGCAGATGGCACAGACGACAGCAGATGGGACCCAGCGTTTCCGATATTTTCGATTTTCACTGCTATCATGTTGATTTGGGCAGGCATGGTTCAAGTTCCGAGGACGGGAGAGGTCTTCTTTTTTATGTTGGCAGGGGTGCTCGTTATCCCCCGGGTACGACGCCGTGTTGTTCCTCTGATTCATGACAAAACTGGTGTAGACCTATCGTGGCACCGAGACGATTGGGAAGAAGGACCCCCGGACAGAATATGGAGTCGTCCGTTCTTCTTAATCGGTTTGGCGTACACCCTCCTACTTCTTTTAGCGGTGGCCGTGTCTATAATGGAAACTGCCAACGACCCAACCATGTCCGCAAGCGCCGGACTTGTGATGGTGGTTTTTGTATTTGTTTTGGCCTTGGTCATAGTGTACGGAATCAGAGGGATTAGACGTCTTACGACAGCATGA